Sequence from the Pontibacter pudoricolor genome:
TGTCGCAGCCGACGGGCACCTTGTTTTTTGCAGTAACAGGCAAGTTTAACGACGGGCATAAATACCTGGCAACGCTGTATGGGCAGGGCGTACGGCAGTTTATAGTTGAGAAAGAGCAGGATGAAAAAGGCCGCAACTATAGCCAGCTGTACCCGGAGGCAAACTTGTTGCTGGTAAAGGATAGTTTAACCGCTTTGCAGGAGCTGGCCGCATGGCATCGGTCGCAGTTTACAATTCCTGTAGTTGGTATTACGGGCAGCAATGGCAAAACTATAGTTAAAGAATGGCTGGCCCAGTTGCTGAGCCCCGATGAAATGGTGGTTAAAAGCCCGCGCAGTTACAATTCGCAGCTGGGAGTTCCGCTCTCGGTGTGGCAGCTAAATGGCAACCATACGCTGGGTATCTTTGAAGCCGGTATATCGCTTCCGGGCGAGATGGAGAAACTGCAGTCTGTCATCCAGCCAACTATAGGCATCTTCACAAATATCGGCACTGCCCACGACGAAGGCTTTACATCGCGCCAGCAGAAAGTGCAGGAAAAACTGAAGTTGTTCACTAACGTGGATGTGCTTATTTACTGTACCGACCACGAGCTGCTGCACCACGAAATTCAGGCCCGAACTATAAATGCCTTTACCTGGAGCCGACAGCATAAAGCTGATGTAACTATAAATGCCACTACCGCAGCCGGCCACAAAACGATAGTAGTATACACGTACCATGGCGAAAAGCAACGCCTGGCCATTCCGTTTACCGACGAAGCATCTATAGAAAATGCCTTGCACTGTTTGGCTGTTCTGCTGTACCGCGAGGTGCCTTTTGCCGAAATTCAGGACCGCCTGGATAAACTGCACCCCGTGGCCATGCGACTGGAAATGAAGGAAGCCATTAACGGCTGCTACCTGATTGACGATACCTATAATAATGACCTGGCGGGCCTGTCCATAGCGTTACAATTTCTGGGCAACCAACCGCAACGTGGCAAACGAACTATTATTCTTTCTGATCTGCTCGAGTCCGGTTTGTCAGAAGAAGCTTTGTATGGGCAAGTGGCCGCACTTATAAAAAACCGTGGCGTTGAAAAAGTGATCGGCATCGGCCCAACTATAGGGCATCATAAACCTAAGTTTTCAGAAGCAGCTGTTTTCTATAGTAGCACCGCAGATTTCCTGGCACAGTTTAAAGCCGACGATTTCCGGAACGAGCTGATACTGGTGAAAGGGGCACGTGTGTTCGAGTTTGAGCGTATTGTACATGCGTTTCAGCAGAAAGTACACGGTACCGTGCTGGAAGTGAACCTCGATGCGCTGGTACATAACCTGAACTACTATAGATCTAAACTTGCCCCGGATACTAAACTGATGGTAATGGTAAAAGCCTTTGCCTATGGTAGTGGGAGTTTCGAAGTGGCCAATTTGCTGCAGTTCCACCGCGTAGATTACCTGGCCGTTGCGTATGCCGATGAAGGCGTGATGCTGCGCGAGAACGGAATTATGTTACCGGTTATGGTCATGAACCCCTCGCCGGACAGCTTCGCCAAACTACGGCAGCATAACCTTGAACCTGAAATTTACTCGCTGGAACTGCTTGAGCAATACCTGAAAGACCTTCCTGCTGATACTTCGCGCCACCGCATTCACCTGAAACTGGATACCGGCATGCACCGCCTGGGCTTTACTTCCGAAGACTTTGACGCGCTGTTTCCATTGTTGCAGCAATACCCGCAGGTGCAGGTAATAAGCACGTTCACTCATTTAGCCGGCGCCGACGAAGCCCTGCACAACGATTTTTCGCAGATGCAGATCAGCAACTTCAGAACTATGGCTGCGGAAGTAGAGGCGAGGTTAAACTATAAGGTCATCAAACATGTGCTCAACTCGGCCGGTATCGTTCGTTTCCCGGAGCATCAACTGGATATGGTTCGCCTGGGCATTGGCTTGTACGGCGTAGAGGCAACCGGCTCGGAGCAGGAAGCCCTTAAGCCGGTGAGTGTTCTGAAAACCACCGTATCGCAGGTGAAAACTATAGTTAAAGGAGAAACAGTAGGCTACAGCCGTAAAGGCATCGCCGATTCAGATAAGACCATCGCAACTATAGCTATCGGGTATGCTGATGGTTACGACCGGCGTTTCAGTAACGGAGCCGGCCAGGTGATCATCAACGGAAAACGTTGCCCGGTCATCGGCAATGTGTGTATGGATATGTGTATGGTAGACGTAACCGGACTCAATGTAAAAGCCGGCGACGGAGCAATCATTTTCGGACCGAAGCTAACGCTGGTTGATCTGGCTTCCCGCATCGGAACTATACCTTACGAGCTCCTCACCAATGTAAGTTCCCGCGTAAAACGCATCTTCTTTTCAGAGTAATTTTAAGTTGTTAAATGGTTAGAGCTTAAATTGTTGAATTTTAAGGTAGGAAGTCTGTGAATTTCATCGCTGGAGCTTATTTGCAGCTCGTACTCAAATTTTTTAAATCTATAGTTGAGTGAGAAAGTAAAGATATGAACTATAAGCTCCCGGCAGTCACTATTAACCATCCAGCCATTCAGCCTTCAGCCCTAAATCTGCAACTTTTATCCATTTATCAGGCAGCCTTAACCATTTAGCTAAAACTTTTGCATTAACGATGAACACCTTGTAACTTGCGGTTGTTTATAAACAGTCTAAATAAAAACAGCTTACGGTGCAGAAAAGGGAAGAAGAGCATATCGACAAGAAAAGTGTACGCGACCTTAAATTAGGAGAGTGTGGCATTATTTGCTGCCTTAAAGACCCGGATATGGGCCTGAAGCTCCTGGAAATGGGTTGTTTGCCTGGTACGCAGGTTAAACTGAACAGCCGTGCACCGCTAGGCGATCCAATCACGATCATTGTAAACGACTACACTTTATCGCTGCGCCTCGACGAAGCTGAAACTATAATGCTGAAATAGCACTTCTTTACATTTACCATGACTGTAGTAGCCCAACCTGAGATTAGAGAAGCGTCGCAGACTACACCCCGGAGTGAGGTTGCACGTGTGGCGTTGGTAGGAAATCCAAACTCAGGAAAAACCTCTTTATTCAATCAGCTTACAGGTCTTAACCAGAAGGTAGGCAATTTTCCGGGCGTTACAGTAGATAAGAAAACAGGTACGTGCCAGCTTAGCGCTAACCAGAAGGTCCAGATCATAGATTTGCCTGGCACCTATAGTTTATACCCGAAGTCGCTGGATGAGCGCGTAATTATAGACCTGCTCTACGATTCAGCTTCTGCCCATTACCCCGATCTTGTTGTAGTTACGGCAGACGCCTCTAACCTGAAGCGTAACCTGCTGCTGTTTACCCAACTCGCCGACCTCAAAATACCTGCTATACTTGCCCTTAATATGGTAGATGTGGCAGAGCAGGAAGGTGTTAAGATAGACATTCCCGCTTTACATAAAGGCTTAGGTGTACCGGTAATACCCATGAATGCCCGCAAAGGGATAGGTATTGCTGCGTTAAAGATCTTGATATTGCAGCACCTGGAGCCTACGCCGGTACAGTTTTATACCATTCCTGATGCGTTGAAGCCTGTAACCGAAACTATAAAAGCCCGCTTCGGCCTTGCTTCAGATTACCTGGCCCTGCATTATGCGCATCAGTACAAGAGCCTGAAATTCTTATCTGCTGAAGAAGCAGAGTGGATTGGTGCTTTACTGGAAACACATGAGTTTAAATCTAACGTAGCCCAGGCCGACGAAACTATAGCCCGCTATACTTATATAAATGAGTTGCTGCTGGATGTAGTGCGTGTGGAGCGCGTAGAGAAAGACGAGAAATTCAGTAACCGTCTCGACCAGGTGCTTACCCATAAAGTTTTCGGCTACCTGATCTTCATGGGTATCCTGTTCCTGGTTTTCCAGGCGATCTTTACCTGGGCCAGCTACCCGATGGACCTGATTGACCAGGGGTTTGCCAGCCTGAACGGGTTGATACAGGATAACTTCAGCGGCCCGCTCATAAACTTATTGACCGAAGGTATTATTGCAGGTTTGGGTGGTGTAATGGTCTTTATACCACAGATCGCAATTCTGTTTGCATTCATAGCCGTGCTGGAAGAGACCGGCTACATGGCCCGCGTTACGTTTATGATGGATAAGATCATGCGTAAGTTCGGCCTGAATGGTAAGAGCGTTGTTCCCTTGATTTCCGGTGTGGCCTGTGCAGTTCCGGCTGTTATGTCGGCCCGAACGATTGAGAACTGGAAAGACAGGATGATCACCATTTTTGTAACGCCACTGATGAGCTGCTCGGCTCGTATCCCGGTTTACACCGTTCTTATTGCCCTTGTTGTTCCTGAAACCTATTACTTCGGATTCCTGAATTTGCAGGGTCTGGTGCTGATGGCCTTGTACCTGATCGGTTTCCTGGCTGCCATTTTCTCTGCGTTATTACTAAAGGTGATCCTGAAAGCCCGCGAGCGCAGCTACTTTATTATGGAGTTTCCTGTATATAAAATGCCCCGCTGGAAAAACGTTGGTTTAACTATAGTTGAGAAAGTAAAAGCATTTGTATTTGAGGCAGGTAAAGTAATTGTTGCGATCTCTATTATATTATGGGTGCTGGCATCGTATGGTCCTGGCAATAGTTTTGAAAAGGCAGAGCAGCAGGCTATAGTTGAAGCTAAGCAACAGAATTTATCAGAAACAGAACTGCAGAACCTGATCAGCTCCCACCAGCTTGAGGCGTCGTATGCCGGTGTTATTGGCAGAACGATGGAGCCGGCTATTGAGCCACTTGGCTACAACTGGAAAATTGGTATAGCTCTGCTTACGTCTTTTGCAGCCCGCGAAGTATTTGTCGGCACCATGTCCACTATCTATAGTATAGGCGAAGAAGAGAATGTGAGCACTATAAAAAATAAACTGATGATGGAGAAGGATAAGGACGGAGAACCTTACTTTAATCTGGCGCGCTCCTTCTCGCTCATGGTCTTTTACTTGTTTGCCATGCAGTGCGTAAGCACCCTGGCCGTAGTGCGCCGCGAAACTAAATCCTGGACCTGGCCTTTGGCCCAGTTAGTATATATGAGTGGCCTGGCATATGTAATGGCATTTATAACATACCAGGTGCTAAGCTAAAAGAGCTGTACCGTCATATTTCTGGATCCTTAAATCTTCGGCTGTTAGGTTAACCGAAGATTTAAGGATTTTTCTTTTTTCAGAGAAAAATAAGCATTCCTGCTTTTGTGCTCTTTCTGTCAATACAGCAACCAGATGTAAATAGTTGATATGCACACCTATACTGAAGTATCAGTTAAGGGTTTGATATGTGCTGGTATTAGTAAACTTAAATGTCGCCATAGTTTAAAGCGGTTATAGCACCATAAAACAGTCTACAGCTATAGAACTATACCTTAACATATACGTAAAATGCGAAACGACCTGCAAATATTTATATTTTTGAATTAATCTGGTTACAGTAGTTTCAACAAATGAATAGTGTCTGTAGCTTATAAATCTTTAGCTATAAACAAATAAATATGCATTAAATATTTGTTATAAAAGGTATTATAGTTATTATTGAAGTATCTTTCACCTTAAAAACTAGATAATATATGAAGCACACTTTACTCTGTAGTACACTTCTTACTTTTGCATTAAAGCTCTTATAGGGCTTTGTGTTACACACCTAAGTGCCTAGCAATCTGACTATAAGTAAATTAAAAACTGATGGTGAAGGGTTAGAGCACAAACGATTTTAGCCGCTCCAAATTCAGTCAGGGTTTACAAATAGTTGCTATTCCATTATAGCTTGCTGATTTGTTGGTTGCTCTTCTTTAAAATCCAGGGAAGGCAGATACAAGAAATGCGCAACTATAATATATAGAGATTATTAGATACTATTACCCATTACCAACTTTAACTTTTTTCTTATCTAAAACTAAAGCAAATGAAAAAACTTCTATTGTTGAGCTTCTTGCTTGTCTCTGTACTGGTACAGCAGGCTATGGCTCAGAGTAGGGCTGTTTCCGGAAAGGTAACAGATGCCGCTACTAACCAGCCCTTGCCAGGCGTATCAGTTCTGGTAAAAGGAA
This genomic interval carries:
- the feoB gene encoding ferrous iron transport protein B, which codes for MTVVAQPEIREASQTTPRSEVARVALVGNPNSGKTSLFNQLTGLNQKVGNFPGVTVDKKTGTCQLSANQKVQIIDLPGTYSLYPKSLDERVIIDLLYDSASAHYPDLVVVTADASNLKRNLLLFTQLADLKIPAILALNMVDVAEQEGVKIDIPALHKGLGVPVIPMNARKGIGIAALKILILQHLEPTPVQFYTIPDALKPVTETIKARFGLASDYLALHYAHQYKSLKFLSAEEAEWIGALLETHEFKSNVAQADETIARYTYINELLLDVVRVERVEKDEKFSNRLDQVLTHKVFGYLIFMGILFLVFQAIFTWASYPMDLIDQGFASLNGLIQDNFSGPLINLLTEGIIAGLGGVMVFIPQIAILFAFIAVLEETGYMARVTFMMDKIMRKFGLNGKSVVPLISGVACAVPAVMSARTIENWKDRMITIFVTPLMSCSARIPVYTVLIALVVPETYYFGFLNLQGLVLMALYLIGFLAAIFSALLLKVILKARERSYFIMEFPVYKMPRWKNVGLTIVEKVKAFVFEAGKVIVAISIILWVLASYGPGNSFEKAEQQAIVEAKQQNLSETELQNLISSHQLEASYAGVIGRTMEPAIEPLGYNWKIGIALLTSFAAREVFVGTMSTIYSIGEEENVSTIKNKLMMEKDKDGEPYFNLARSFSLMVFYLFAMQCVSTLAVVRRETKSWTWPLAQLVYMSGLAYVMAFITYQVLS
- a CDS encoding bifunctional UDP-N-acetylmuramoyl-tripeptide:D-alanyl-D-alanine ligase/alanine racemase; the protein is MLTFQELATITKGTVLQFVQAHPVINLLTDSRKLSQPTGTLFFAVTGKFNDGHKYLATLYGQGVRQFIVEKEQDEKGRNYSQLYPEANLLLVKDSLTALQELAAWHRSQFTIPVVGITGSNGKTIVKEWLAQLLSPDEMVVKSPRSYNSQLGVPLSVWQLNGNHTLGIFEAGISLPGEMEKLQSVIQPTIGIFTNIGTAHDEGFTSRQQKVQEKLKLFTNVDVLIYCTDHELLHHEIQARTINAFTWSRQHKADVTINATTAAGHKTIVVYTYHGEKQRLAIPFTDEASIENALHCLAVLLYREVPFAEIQDRLDKLHPVAMRLEMKEAINGCYLIDDTYNNDLAGLSIALQFLGNQPQRGKRTIILSDLLESGLSEEALYGQVAALIKNRGVEKVIGIGPTIGHHKPKFSEAAVFYSSTADFLAQFKADDFRNELILVKGARVFEFERIVHAFQQKVHGTVLEVNLDALVHNLNYYRSKLAPDTKLMVMVKAFAYGSGSFEVANLLQFHRVDYLAVAYADEGVMLRENGIMLPVMVMNPSPDSFAKLRQHNLEPEIYSLELLEQYLKDLPADTSRHRIHLKLDTGMHRLGFTSEDFDALFPLLQQYPQVQVISTFTHLAGADEALHNDFSQMQISNFRTMAAEVEARLNYKVIKHVLNSAGIVRFPEHQLDMVRLGIGLYGVEATGSEQEALKPVSVLKTTVSQVKTIVKGETVGYSRKGIADSDKTIATIAIGYADGYDRRFSNGAGQVIINGKRCPVIGNVCMDMCMVDVTGLNVKAGDGAIIFGPKLTLVDLASRIGTIPYELLTNVSSRVKRIFFSE
- a CDS encoding FeoA family protein; its protein translation is MQKREEEHIDKKSVRDLKLGECGIICCLKDPDMGLKLLEMGCLPGTQVKLNSRAPLGDPITIIVNDYTLSLRLDEAETIMLK